aaaatattgtattatataaactttttattttctttcattagtCTAGGTTGTGTAGGCTCTTTTGTCCCAGAATCAGTGACACCCCAAATCTGGTGaggaaaactatatatatatatatatatatatatatatatatatatatatatatatatatatattttttttttttttttttttttttttcttattgaatgttatataatgttttgttttaattctctACAATATATTGCTTTCGAATTgccattttataaaacttttataatactaaattattttttattttattatttttagatatatttttttctttgatgttCAGTATATTTGATCATGCTAATAAAGCATTCTTAAAAAACCTTAaataaaatccttaaaaaaaacttgtatatAATTTACACACATTAACAGTACAGATACAACTCCGTCTGCTTCTTGGTTTTTAATTAGTGCGTGTTGTCCTCAGTTCAgagctgtttttatacagtacagTCTATGTTTCAGACACAACATATTGATTAGTGCGTCATGCATTAGAACACAGTTAAAACGACGCATCAGCGTAGATTGGATCGGATTGGAGTAGTGAGGTAGAGGGTTCTATTTTCATTCAAATACttgttttagtgctgcaaattgcCTTCACATTCACAATAAACGGCGGTTCACACGCTCTCCCCGCCCTGCTCCTCCGGTGGGTGGGACCAAACTGAGCTCTCGCACACAAAGACGTAGATCTGGCGCGAAAGCACTTTTACCGGCAGCGGGCTGGGGGAGGGTGCGGCTGCACCACGCGGATCGATCGTTGCTGCCGTTGTAACAGGACACCTGCTTTATTTCCACAAGGGGAAAAAAACTTTTCTAGTTGTTCTAGTTAAACGACCGTGAAACAAGGGCGGTTGGAGTCGCGCGCTATTGTTTAGTGAGCGCGTGTGTACCGGAGTTCTACCGGACGCTGCGCTTCTTTGTTCTGATCTGCGCGTCCCGTAGACTCTCACTGTACTTTGCAGGTTTGCTACCCCATGGTAAGTGAATTTTTACTCCAGGATACCATTAACTTGATTTGACATGAATTCAAAGTTAATTTCGTAGGCGTTAACTCGTGGACTGTTGAACATTTCCTGGGTCCTTTAATCGGACAGGGAACTCCTTTACCCCCTTGTTAGTGCGTCTAATCTTTGTGGGAGTAGTAGAGTTACTTAACGGTTGCGTTACTACAGTCACTTCGCAACCGTTGGTTTCTGTGGGACTTTCAATTTGCTGTGGTTCGTTATTATTTCCTGCTAATGTTGGTAAACTTGACGTGTTACTTTGGTGGTTCTGGTGCTGCAAAAAGCTTTCTTCGTGCGGTTAACGTATCTGTAGTAATGCATATGCTACAGAAATATTCTGTCCTATGCATAAAGTATTTTATCAAGCGCGAGCATTTGAGTTTGCGTGCAAAAATCGAATTTGCAATGCACTTATTGATGATGTTTGCGTGTAAATATTGTGCTTTAtgctttgcaaatgtgcattgaaGTATATTGTGAgatttaccaatgcatttactgaGTTGACTGAATAGTGAATACATGCAATTAGTGAGTGCGTTTTGCCTGTGCACTGCGACGCATCTTAACTCCACGCTGGGCAGGTATCGTTTGATCTAATGACCCGTTGTCTTCTCAGACAATCTTGTAGAAGTTCTGCAGCAATGCCTGGAgtcaacacacacactctctacgGCTGGGACATGGAGCACTACTTTTTCGACGAGATGGACACCGAGGAGGATTTCTTTAAATCTACAGCCCCCAGCGAGGATATATGGAAGAAATTCGAGCTGCTTCCCACCCCGCCTATGTCGCCCTCGAGGACGCTGGATGGAGACTGGCTCCTGTCGCTACCGGGTGACCGCCTCGGGTGGGCGATGCCTAAGGTTTTAACATGTGACGAGGAGTACGACGGGCTGCATAATTTCGACCCACTGGACATTTTTGGGAATTTGGGCTCTATCGTTATCAAAGACTGCATGTGGAGCGGCTTTTCCACGAGTCACCGACTGGAAAAAGTTGCTCATGTCGAGCGAACACCGGTGACTGCTCCGATTCAGACCTCGACCGCACAGAAAGCTGCTCGTTCCGCATCGGGCACGCTCGTGACTGGGACCCAGGCGGCACAGTATGTGAACCCCGCCGCGGTCCTGGAACTACCTGTTCCGCGTAACAAGAAGGTGGCTGCAGGCTCCTCCGGTTCCGAGTGTCGATCAGATTCGTCCGGTAAGTGACAACATGTTATTACCTTCTAGCATTGGCATAAGTCGATATGCACTTCAGAGTAATCCTGAGACAATGATGTGATGGTATGTTGTATAAGATGTTATGAAGTTAAGTGATAAAGTAATTAATATCTAACTTGCGATTCAGACCAAAATTGACAGCTGGTTAGTGTACATCTCCAAATAAAATGATTCCACAAGAAGCCAAACCACCAGGCTTTCCCTGTGACCATGTCTCTTGCCAAATAAAAGTTGATGTGGAGTCTGATTTAGTGGAGCAGATTCAATTTTCCTCATCTAAATGCTGTATTCCATTCCATTTCCACTCCTAGTTTTTTCCTGCTCCTTCCACAATAGTGAGGGGAAACTCCGTTCCTATCACCAGGGACACCTAATGTTTTGCTGAAGGCAAGGTCATGCCATTTGCCATTGAAATGACCATGAAAGCTGACATCGTGTTAAAAACCAGCTCATGTAGCTGTAGAGATGGAGTGCAACTTCCTTGCCAAAAACTGTAAAGCATTCAGCAGACTGACTTATTAGTGAGGTCAAGTGTGTAAATGAGCATACATTGGTTAATAGTTATACAGTGGATGCACTGATGGCATTTGCTTTTTCTTAATGTGCcaaaccttttgttgttttagatgatgatgatgatgacgagaTTGACGTGGTGACAGTGGACAACCGACCAAAGCGTGGCCGTCCTCCAAGTCGCCGTACGCCGGTAACCATTACCGTAAGCGCTGATCCATTTGGACCATGTCCCAAGCGCTTCCATGTGTCTTTGCACCGGCAACAGCACAATTACGCTGCCCCCTCCCCTGACACGGATCCGGAGGATGACTTTGATGAGATTGAGTCTGTGAGCAAGCGGCCACGTCTGGAGCCCTCATCCTCTCCGTCGTCTCCACTTTCTTCACCTGCCACATCAGACTCTGAGGACTCCAGCGAGCAGCGTCGGAACTTCTTGGAGAGAAAGAGGAGAGATGACCTTCGCTCGAGGTTCCAGGCGCTCCGGGAGGAGATTCCAGATCTGTCTGCATCCTCAAAGACCTCGAAGGTGGCGATTCTGACACAGGCAACGGAATACTTGCTGCAGTTGCATGCATGCCAACGGCGTCAAGCTCAGGAGAAGAGAAAACTCAAAGCCAAACAACAGCAGCTTCTCCGCAGGATCAACGTATTACAGAACTCCTAAAAAAACGTCtgctttaacattaatatttgcaGAGCTCATTATGGATGAGAACTCATTGTCATTCGATAAAATGACACTTAAAACACTGCAGGGAGATCTTTAAAGCCACACTGAATTATGCCCTCCTTGAGGGATCTGTACATTTGAGATGTGGAGAACTTTGTGTGAGCAGACAATTACAAATGTGCACATGCAATGCCTTCATAAACCTCAGCAGATGGAGATGCCAGAGGAAGTTATATTGGCGAATTTACAATCTAGCAAGCAGGGTGGGTGGCATTTGTATGCATGTGGGTGGTGAGGGGAGCATGGTGTTCAAACCCATTGTGTGGAAAATTTGAAGTGTCTTGTTCATAACTTGATCTGTACAAAATCTGCTGTAAATACTATATTCAGAGGATTTTCTCCTCCTGTATCTACTCACAAAACTGCCAGAGATTCTATTTTGTTAAAGAATAAAGCATCTAAAATGACATTTTCTCAAGTACACAGTCTTTTCTGAAATTTCCAGAGTTTGGGTCCAAAACTAACACTTGCCAAATAACTGTGAACTGCTGACTTTCTCTTTCTAGTTCCTGATATAATGCAAGTGGCATAATTCCACTGAATCAATGAAGTAACAATCAAACTAAGCTTATATCAAGTTCTTGATTCACCTGgtgaaaattagatttttgtatCCTTGCCAAAAATGAGATGTTTGTCTTAAACTTCTTGTGCAGCGGAACCATTAAGGTTAAAATGATAAGTTTTTCAGATCCTTCCCTCTATGGTCCTGTTGTTAAAGCAGAAAGAGGAAGTAGTTTGGACTGAAAAAACGGGTAgtttaaaatcacttttacccCTTTTATCCTGAACAACAGGTTAAACAGTGATGGTAGAGACGTGAAAACTGACTTGTGCTTATGAGAGTATAATTTCACTTGcaatttgaataaaaacaaaatttgtcAGTCACTAACAGAAGTTTATTCTTTCCCTCACACACACTTTAAATGAAATCACAAATGTCTAATTTTTTCAAAAGAATTCTTTGAGCTGCAGATGTGGGAGAAGTGCACTTTAGGATGCAGGAAGCCAAAAGAGGAAGTGATGCAAGCAGCCAAGTGCCTTTTCCTCTATGTCTGAATTTCTTCACCACATTGGGATTAGTTTAGTGTGTTGTTAGAAAAGTTTCaatctcaaataaatgctgttcttttaaactttgtattcatcaaaacatCCTGGAAACAGTTTAATGATTGCCACAGAagtattttcagtgttttaaactttaataagcaaatgtttcttgaacacaaaatcaccatattagaatgattactgaaggatcatatgacattgaggactggagtaatggctgctgaaatttaatttgtaaatacatttttttattacctttttaaatcataacatttaacaataatgttttccagtttttttttaaataaagtaatacacttatttaaaaaaataaaaaacattttacccTATATATAGGGTTTTTTTTAGGTGAAAAAGATGTTTATGGATAAAGTTAGATATGAAACTTGCCTGCTACTTTATATACATCCCACtgttaaaatttgtaattttatctATTGGATATTTTTGTTGGTGCAGATATTACTGGGATCTGGTGTGTTTGTTTTCCATCAGTGCTAAAAAGGTCATATCCATCTCTTTTCCCTTTTATTCAAAGTATATTAAATAAGAATCCACACATAAACAGTGTCTCCTTCTTTCAGACATACAGCCAATACTGGCACCACTGCTGCCAACAACTGACCCAGACTCCATTCCCATTGAATCACAGGAAGTCAGACAGCTCCAAACAACTGCTGACCCACTGATCCTAATGAAGCTAATCTCTTATTTCGTTCCCACTTCCTAATCCTGTCTGTGATTCTTTCTCTCTTCAATCTCTttcatttctctttttctctttgtcAGAGAGTTATGTAACTGTAGTTACACAGAGGACAAGCAGTGTTTATGTTTCTCCACTCTCAGTCTGTCTCTCACCTCGCTGTCTGTGAATGTTTTGGTCTGGGTGTGGCACAGAAGCAAGTTTATTGCATTTTACTCACTCTGAAACTCATCTCAATCTTTTTGTccacattgtttatatatatatatatatatatatatatgtgtgtgtgtgtgtgtgtgtgtaattaaatcAGCAACAGCCTTTATTGGGTGTGAAATAACCTTAATCTCATTGGTTTAAAAACTACAGCAATCTGGTTGCAATACACATGTCTTAGGCACCGAAAGTCATCTCAAAATggatatgtatattttaatgtgTGTTATTGGTCtaattgtgaatgaatcatttgtgcatacattttattagaatttttttttaaatataatttttaatcagaACTTGCTCTTCCCGTGATATGCTCACTACTCTCTGCTGACGCATACAAGGCCACACTTCGCTTAAATCAAATGTATTTAGATCTGCCTATATTACAGTATTCAACATTcacttttcagtgtttttttatcttgtttGATAGCCATTTCACTTAGAAATGCATACAAAGTAAAAGTAATGCGAAATGTCACGCTTACcttgccagcagggactttctgaggggcatttttttacctggAACATTATTTAGTTCCCGGTTCCTGCGATGGAAtcacaccaagtaccaggccaaagtccctagttcctggcttaagttcctgcggtggaaacgcggcattagtaacctttttttaataaaaatctctCACTGTTCCTGAGTCATTGTGCCATTCTTTTTGTTGAAGTGTTGAAAGACTTAATTAAATCAAGATTATTTTGTATtaagtaaaactaaattaaattgttGTCTTAAATgcaggaaatacattttttttttgtgaacagttTTGCATTTAGAAGtagaaaaatgaaatattttcttgtaaaatatactcCCAATTTTGTTTTATGTACAATTTCATTTGTaagattttgtgtttgtgtgtgttagattCCTAAGTGGTTTTTACATAGGATTTCAGGGGATTGTCTCTATATGTACGTTTAAACAGTTGCATCGTGTGGATGCACTCTCAGAAGAATAGAGAAAACCTTCAACTGAACCTAGACCCAGTGGCATCATTTGAAACCGCCCCTCTGTACTGTGATTGGCTGAAGAGGTTGTATCTTTGTATCTAGCAGTTGGCATTAGATTGGTGGGGGGGTCTTTGTCTATTTGGGCTTTTGTCTTCAATGAGATTTAGACTGCCAACCATCAGACCAAAGCTTCAGTTATCGGCAGCACCATGACTGCATTATAACTTCAATGCATGATCACTAAAGCTGTTTACAGTTTTCCTGAATGCAATATTAAATTACAGGAATTCTGTGTGCAATTTGGATATAATAGGTAAAGAGGTGCATCATTTCTAAAAGGCAATAcaacaatacatttacattttattgtaattttgtaCTAGGCAAGCACTAGAAACTCTGACTCAATGCATATTTgtattataacttaaaaaaataaaataatcataataataagtaGTCACCTGGGAAAGAAGAGCCCTGTAGCGTGTTAAATTATGGTCTGTGATGAAGCATGTATGTTCAGTGTATATGTAGACTTGACTGATGTAAAATGTGGGGAAAGGGCGTACAAGCTGAGCTCAGCACAAACATGCTATTGTTATGTAACTCTTCTCTTCCCTGCTCTCCCTCATTCTCTCACTCTTCCTTTTTTTTAAGATTCATACTCTGATTTTTCAAGCTTTTTGGCATgataaaataatctttaatcaGCAACATCcacatttacatataaacacaaacTGTTTTTATCTCACCAACCCATTGATGATCTCATAAACGCCATGCAGTGTGGTATTAGTTGATCCGTTGCTGCCCTCTGGTGGAAAAATACGCATAAGTTATTGTCGCGTGGATAGTAGTCACTGATCCCTTCATCGTTTTGTTGTTCGTGCTGTTGTTGTGGGCTATTGTATAATTTTATTGCCTACAGATCAAGTgtattgattttaatttcaaTTCAAGGGATAGTTAatccataaatgaaaattctgtcagataCAAACgaattgtaaagaaaaaaaattaaataacaataataataaaaattatatatataatataacgcTACCAAATGTGTAGAGCTAAATACTCTATGACGAAAACAACACAGAcacttatatttaatattcaaaatgCAAAAGCAATACTAGTTTACGCGGTCAAATTGTATACTTATTTTACTCTACTGGCAAAAAGGTTAAACGAGgacatatttattttctttcataagCTGTCTACGTCAGCGACTTTTCCCCATTGGATGATTTTGATGTCTATGAAATGAACAGCCGCTAGAACGACACAGTTCGACGCGCATTTCTATTGGTCGATTCATATGATCGCCCCGCCTGACGGGCGCCGAATCTTGCGTTTAATTGGCTGAGACGGCGCCGTTTAAATTTGAACCGTTTCAAACAGGGAAAGTTATAAACGCAAAGGAATCTGTCTGTGTGTCCTGCTGTCTTTCTTTGAGAAGAAaacgatttatttttttaagttttgagcAGTCTGAGTAAGGTACGTATTCCAGAAAACCGTGTGCCCGCATTAAAGTGAGCAATAATGAGATTTTGCGCGATACTGAACAGTAAAAGTAACGTTAGTTGCTATTGACTAATTTGCTAAGTTAGTGCTAGGTTTCTAGTATGTTGATAACTGCGCATGTGatgctgtcatttaaaaaaaaatatacgttatataattaatttaacagTTTTTACGCAGAGGTGTTTgcctttactgttatttttaagaaataaattgtTTGATAATTGTTAGAGATTTAGAGACGTtgtatgtatttcaaataaaaaaatccagtGTTTTGCCTGTCTTGAATTTTATGGTCGTTTCATGATTTAGTTTCTAATCAACCCTGTCATCCATGTAGGCACATGTTAGTTTTTAGGGGAAGCTAGTTTGAAATTTCCAGAGTTTCACTAATTTAATTAGTAGAATATGAAATCGTTTCAATTTCCCACTCATTCCACTGGCTGTTCTTGTTTAGTTTCTTTTATGTTCTTGCTTTCACTTGCACTGGAGTGGTGGCATTGTCTGAGATCTGACTGTGGCCAGGTTATAACTTGATCTCACTTATGATGGTGAGCTGTTTATCACCTGTCCAGGCAGGCTGTAGAGGGGAGAAGCTGTCAGAAGTACCTGTCATTACAAAGCTGACAATCTTATTGACAGTCCTAACTTACACAGTTGAGCAGAATCCAGGAAAGGACAGATGAGGCCAGCATTGGTCACGACCCTTTGAAGAGTTTATCAGTCTCTTCCTTGTTCCTCCTTAttctcataaaaaataaaaaatgcaatcaaAGGATTGCCACAGTGTCTGGTGGATCATATCTCACTATTAACCAAATTACAAGACTTCGCTGCCATCAAAATGCTTAGTTATTTGTTTGTTGTAACCTTTTAACATCTCTCTAAGGCATGATTCCTTCACAGATACAGAACCACTTTGTTCTCTCAGCACATGGCTGAATTACACCGGTTGGTATCACATGTTTGGGTTGTTAGTCATAGTGGGTTAGTCTGATATCTCTGAGTGATGCCATAGAGAGTGATGCTCAAAAGAAATGCAACAGATTTGAAGGGTCTCTGGGTGTTGGAAGAAGATCGGATGCCAGCCTCCAGGTCTTATCAGTAAAACCAGCTGTGTGTGGTGCCCACTGGGCGTAGTTTCCCCTAAAACCCGTGTAGTCATATTCTGTGTCTCTGTTTTGCAGTATGAGTTCTGAGGCACTAAAGGAGAATCAGGGAGCTGTATGGATAAACAGCAGTTCTGAAGCTGCTTGTGATATTTTCGCATTGGAACAGTTGACTGGCAGGCCCTCGATCTTACGGCAGTCACAGGCTGACAACATCAGCAAGGCTGTGCACAGAGGTGCAAAGGTAGGCTTTCTAGAGGTTTCCATGCAATTTTCACTACTACTTcaagcagtaaaaaaaatattttctattttaataattaaaaatgtaacttattcctttGGCAAAGATGAGGTTTCTGCATttattactccaggcttcagtgtcacatgatctttcagaaatcattcttgcatgctgatttggtgctcaagaaatgctTATCAGTTTTAAAAACCATTGTGCTGATTAATTTGTGAAAATAGGGATACTTGAGATTCTTTGAGTAGAAAGTTCTTTAACATATAggagtattaatttcttttaaaaaacatatttacccAAAACTTTATGGTATAAAGCATTTGTTTATGGTGTTGTCAGGCTTGTACTGGAGTTAAGATTTACATAGTTCTTGTTGATTTTGTATAGGTTTGTTTTCAAACTCCACGGCGAGACCCAGTCACAAAGAAGATCATGTCCCCGAGCCGCACCAGTATGCCGTCCAGCCAGGAGGACAGTAATAAAGCACTGGACACTCTCACGGCCTCTACTGACCAGTGAGCAAATTTCTTTTAGGGCTGTAGAAGTAAATTGTATACTATTTTAAGGGTATTTTCTTTAAATATCCTGTTTGTGCATATTCACACCCATCTTCACTGAAATGGTCATGGTTCTCATGCTGGTGCCTATCCAATGGAACTGCTAACTGACCCGCTTTTCCTCAGACTTCCAGTGATCTTGACGTTACCTGGCCACAAACACTGTTTCTATTTATGAGCCTGTTGAAATATTCTAAGTCATTTAATTAAGAATCTTTGT
Above is a genomic segment from Carassius carassius chromosome 30, fCarCar2.1, whole genome shotgun sequence containing:
- the LOC132110525 gene encoding protein L-Myc-1a-like, with amino-acid sequence MPGVNTHTLYGWDMEHYFFDEMDTEEDFFKSTAPSEDIWKKFELLPTPPMSPSRTLDGDWLLSLPGDRLGWAMPKVLTCDEEYDGLHNFDPLDIFGNLGSIVIKDCMWSGFSTSHRLEKVAHVERTPVTAPIQTSTAQKAARSASGTLVTGTQAAQYVNPAAVLELPVPRNKKVAAGSSGSECRSDSSDDDDDDEIDVVTVDNRPKRGRPPSRRTPVTITVSADPFGPCPKRFHVSLHRQQHNYAAPSPDTDPEDDFDEIESVSKRPRLEPSSSPSSPLSSPATSDSEDSSEQRRNFLERKRRDDLRSRFQALREEIPDLSASSKTSKVAILTQATEYLLQLHACQRRQAQEKRKLKAKQQQLLRRINVLQNS